In Marinobacter sp. LQ44, the following are encoded in one genomic region:
- a CDS encoding amino acid ABC transporter permease, producing the protein MEFQFQFDWQAAIHAIPFLAKGIPYTLMISFGGLAIGFVLGILFGLLSINKSWFLRWPAIAYIEIFRGTPILVQVLFIFYGLPDLVGGPIDPLTAGIAAIALNSGAYISEVVRGGVQSIDKGQTEAGLSLGLSRTQTFWSIIWPQAFRRMIPPLGNQGIVSIKDTSLFSVIGVGELVRQGQVYIANTFTAFEVYFVVALMYLAITLTLSLLLRLLERRGVASV; encoded by the coding sequence GTGGAATTCCAGTTTCAGTTTGACTGGCAGGCAGCAATCCATGCCATTCCATTTCTGGCCAAAGGCATCCCCTACACTCTGATGATTTCCTTTGGCGGCCTGGCCATCGGCTTTGTGCTGGGCATCCTGTTCGGTTTGCTGAGCATCAACAAAAGCTGGTTCCTGCGCTGGCCCGCCATTGCCTACATCGAGATTTTTCGTGGCACGCCGATTCTGGTTCAGGTCCTGTTTATTTTCTACGGGCTGCCAGACCTGGTCGGTGGGCCCATCGACCCGCTCACCGCTGGCATTGCAGCCATCGCACTCAATTCCGGCGCTTATATTTCCGAAGTGGTGCGCGGTGGCGTGCAGTCCATCGACAAGGGCCAGACCGAAGCAGGCCTGTCGCTCGGGCTCTCCAGAACCCAGACCTTCTGGTCCATCATCTGGCCCCAGGCGTTCCGGCGCATGATTCCGCCACTGGGCAACCAGGGCATTGTCAGCATCAAAGACACGTCCCTGTTTTCTGTCATCGGCGTAGGTGAACTGGTCCGTCAGGGGCAGGTGTACATTGCCAACACGTTTACCGCGTTTGAGGTGTATTTCGTGGTCGCACTCATGTACCTGGCCATCACCTTAACTCTGTCCCTGCTCCTGCGTTTGCTTGAGCGCCGTGGCGTAGCGTCTGTCTGA
- a CDS encoding amino acid ABC transporter ATP-binding protein — protein sequence MTQIVKMKGMNKYFGKLHVLKDIDLTVEQGEVVVIIGASGSGKSTLIRCVNGLEEYESGVLEVDNQKLAPKGGNQQALSEIRKEVGMVFQQFNLFPHLTVRKNIMLAPMKVKKASQVVANATAERLLDRVGIGNQADKYPSQLSGGQQQRVAIARALAMEPRLMLFDEPTSALDPEMIGEVLDVMRELAKEGMTMMVVTHEMGFAREVADRVIYIHEGQIVEEGRPDDVFDNPQNERTQAFLSRVLAH from the coding sequence ATGACTCAGATTGTGAAAATGAAGGGCATGAACAAGTACTTCGGCAAACTGCATGTCCTCAAGGATATTGACCTGACCGTCGAGCAGGGAGAAGTAGTGGTGATTATCGGTGCCAGCGGCTCCGGCAAGTCCACTTTGATCCGCTGTGTGAACGGCCTTGAAGAGTATGAATCCGGCGTCCTGGAAGTAGATAACCAGAAACTCGCGCCCAAAGGTGGCAACCAGCAGGCGTTGTCGGAAATACGCAAGGAAGTGGGCATGGTGTTCCAGCAGTTCAATCTGTTCCCTCACCTGACGGTACGAAAGAACATCATGCTGGCCCCCATGAAAGTCAAAAAGGCGTCCCAGGTAGTGGCCAACGCCACCGCAGAGCGCTTGCTGGACAGAGTAGGCATCGGCAACCAGGCCGACAAATACCCCAGCCAGTTGTCGGGTGGCCAGCAGCAACGGGTAGCCATCGCCCGGGCCCTCGCCATGGAACCCCGATTGATGCTGTTCGACGAACCTACCTCGGCGCTGGACCCGGAAATGATCGGGGAGGTGCTGGATGTCATGCGAGAGCTGGCCAAGGAGGGGATGACCATGATGGTGGTTACCCACGAGATGGGATTTGCCCGGGAAGTCGCAGACCGGGTGATCTACATTCATGAGGGCCAGATTGTCGAGGAAGGCAGGCCCGACGACGTCTTCGACAACCCCCAGAACGAGCGCACCCAGGCATTTCTTTCACGGGTGCTGGCGCACTGA
- a CDS encoding SDR family oxidoreductase, translated as MPAQTVWITGASSGIGEALALRYAKHGARLVLSARRKSELERVASRCLEAGLEEGHVLVLPLDVTDWASLPGAVQAVLEAFGTIDLLVNNAGVSQRSLCKDTDMAVYQKLMDVDVMGQIALTKAVLPHMLERGAGHLAVTSSVAGKVGAPMRTGYCAAKHAVMGFFDALRAEVEGEGVQVSTITPGFIRTDISRNALSGDGSAFGEEDADIAGGMDVNECAEVIFKGLQAKKREIPVGKGKEMAALWVKRLSPELLFRLARA; from the coding sequence ATGCCCGCACAAACTGTCTGGATTACCGGAGCCTCCTCCGGCATTGGCGAGGCGCTCGCCCTTCGATATGCGAAACATGGCGCGCGTCTTGTGTTATCTGCCCGCCGTAAAAGCGAACTGGAGCGAGTTGCAAGCCGCTGCCTTGAGGCCGGCCTGGAGGAGGGGCATGTGCTGGTCTTGCCGCTGGATGTGACTGACTGGGCTTCTTTGCCCGGTGCCGTTCAGGCGGTGCTGGAGGCCTTCGGTACTATCGATCTGCTGGTCAACAACGCAGGCGTCTCTCAACGCTCCTTGTGCAAAGATACCGATATGGCGGTCTATCAGAAGCTGATGGACGTGGATGTGATGGGCCAGATTGCACTCACCAAGGCGGTGCTGCCCCATATGCTGGAGCGTGGCGCCGGGCACCTGGCGGTCACCTCCAGTGTGGCTGGCAAAGTCGGTGCCCCCATGAGAACCGGATATTGCGCCGCCAAGCATGCGGTGATGGGCTTTTTTGATGCCCTTCGTGCGGAAGTGGAGGGTGAGGGTGTTCAGGTGTCTACCATTACACCCGGTTTTATTCGCACGGATATTTCCCGCAATGCCCTTTCGGGCGATGGCTCTGCTTTTGGTGAGGAAGATGCAGATATTGCCGGTGGCATGGACGTAAACGAATGTGCCGAGGTGATTTTCAAGGGGCTTCAAGCGAAGAAGCGCGAAATCCCGGTGGGTAAGGGCAAGGAAATGGCGGCGCTCTGGGTTAAGCGGCTGTCGCCGGAGTTGCTGTTCCGCCTGGCCAGAGCGTGA
- a CDS encoding DUF2505 domain-containing protein: MELTLEHAYEVGLDHIIERFFSEHHIIEKNQKLGSRNLRVAELQRDDAAAKLVIEREMMASAPVPGMLASFHREWNRVRQEEHWFKKDDGEWHCEFRVKIDGVPARIKGIMRLLGNGNRCINYVNLSVHCDVPFLGKKVAKFLAEDSHAKIEREYEVTRQLL; this comes from the coding sequence ATGGAGCTGACTCTGGAGCATGCCTATGAGGTAGGGCTGGATCACATCATCGAACGGTTCTTCAGTGAGCATCACATTATTGAAAAGAACCAGAAGCTTGGTTCCCGGAACCTTCGTGTAGCTGAGCTCCAACGGGACGATGCTGCGGCCAAGCTGGTCATTGAGCGGGAAATGATGGCGTCAGCCCCGGTCCCCGGCATGCTGGCCAGCTTTCATCGGGAGTGGAACCGGGTGCGCCAGGAAGAGCACTGGTTCAAGAAAGACGATGGCGAGTGGCACTGTGAGTTCCGGGTAAAGATTGATGGGGTGCCAGCTCGAATCAAGGGCATTATGCGTTTGCTGGGCAATGGTAATCGCTGCATCAACTACGTGAACCTGTCTGTTCACTGCGATGTGCCTTTCCTCGGCAAGAAGGTGGCTAAGTTTCTGGCAGAAGATTCTCACGCAAAGATTGAACGGGAGTATGAGGTTACGCGTCAGTTGTTGTGA
- a CDS encoding adenosylmethionine--8-amino-7-oxononanoate transaminase, translating into MRNADLVARDLKSVWHPCTQMKDHESLPLIPIKRGEGVWLEDFESNRYIDAVSSWWVNLFGHANPRINSAIQEQIGQLEHVILAGFTHEPVVSLSERLIEVTPEGLSKCFYADNGSSAIEAALKMSYHYWKNLGQPGKKNFVNLSNSYHGETLGALALGDVALYKDTYQPLLMEVLTAPSPDAYNKEPGETDEDYALRQFEAMEKLLAERHDEICAVVVEPLIQCAGGMRMHHPIYHTKLREACDRYNVHLIADEIAVGFGRTGTLFACEQSGITPDFMCLSKGLTAGYLPLSAVLTTETVYNAFYDDYETLRAFLHSHSYTGNPIGCAVALATLDIFRDENVIENNRQLSRCMAESVAHLADHPNVGDIRQHGMTLAIEMVKDKASKTPFPWQERRGLKVYQHALTRQALLRPLGNVVYFMPPYVITEDQIRHLAQVATEGIGIAVKG; encoded by the coding sequence ATGCGTAATGCTGATCTGGTCGCACGGGACCTCAAATCCGTGTGGCACCCCTGCACCCAGATGAAAGACCACGAAAGCCTGCCGTTGATTCCCATCAAGCGCGGCGAAGGCGTGTGGTTGGAAGACTTCGAGAGCAACCGGTATATCGATGCGGTCAGTTCGTGGTGGGTGAACCTGTTCGGCCACGCCAACCCGCGGATCAACTCCGCTATCCAGGAACAGATTGGCCAGCTGGAACACGTGATTCTGGCCGGTTTTACCCATGAACCGGTGGTCAGCCTGTCTGAGCGCCTGATCGAAGTCACGCCCGAAGGGCTCAGCAAGTGCTTCTACGCGGATAACGGTTCATCCGCCATCGAAGCTGCCCTGAAGATGAGCTACCACTACTGGAAAAACCTGGGCCAGCCCGGCAAGAAAAACTTCGTCAATCTCAGCAACAGCTACCACGGCGAAACCCTGGGTGCACTGGCGCTCGGTGATGTGGCGCTCTATAAAGACACCTATCAGCCGCTGCTGATGGAGGTTCTTACCGCCCCATCCCCCGATGCCTACAACAAAGAACCGGGTGAAACCGACGAAGACTATGCCCTGCGCCAGTTCGAGGCCATGGAGAAACTGCTGGCCGAACGGCACGATGAAATCTGTGCTGTGGTGGTCGAGCCCCTGATCCAGTGCGCCGGCGGCATGCGCATGCACCATCCGATATACCACACCAAGCTCCGGGAAGCCTGCGACCGCTACAACGTGCACCTGATTGCCGACGAGATCGCCGTGGGCTTTGGTCGCACCGGCACCCTGTTCGCCTGTGAACAATCCGGCATTACCCCGGATTTCATGTGCCTGTCCAAGGGACTTACCGCCGGCTACCTGCCGTTGTCCGCCGTGCTGACCACCGAAACCGTGTACAACGCCTTTTACGACGACTACGAAACCTTGCGCGCCTTCCTGCACAGCCACAGCTACACCGGCAATCCCATCGGCTGCGCCGTCGCCCTGGCCACCCTGGACATCTTCCGGGACGAAAACGTCATCGAAAACAACCGCCAGCTGTCCCGCTGCATGGCTGAATCCGTCGCCCACCTGGCCGACCACCCCAACGTCGGTGACATCCGCCAGCACGGCATGACCCTGGCCATCGAAATGGTTAAAGACAAAGCCAGTAAAACCCCGTTCCCCTGGCAGGAACGCCGGGGTCTGAAAGTCTACCAACACGCCCTCACCCGCCAGGCACTGCTACGGCCCCTGGGCAACGTGGTGTACTTCATGCCCCCGTATGTCATCACCGAAGACCAGATACGCCACCTGGCACAGGTAGCGACCGAAGGCATCGGCATCGCGGTAAAAGGCTGA
- a CDS encoding 16S rRNA (uracil(1498)-N(3))-methyltransferase, translated as MRIPRIFTDSPLQAGSLCELDENAANHVGRVLRMQPGQELRLFNGDGQDYTATITQAGKKNVQVEITGAETNNTESPLNIILGQTLSKGDRMDYAVQKAVEMGATTIAPLTTERSDVKLKGDREEKRLRHWQQVAISAAEQCGRARVPNILPVMTVAEWLQYSQTADLQLVLHHRTEQSLNTLTKPGSVALMIGPEGGLTADEIHLAEQNGFLPVALGPRVLRTETAPVAAIALCQWLWGDIGS; from the coding sequence ATGCGCATACCCAGGATATTCACAGACAGCCCACTCCAGGCGGGCAGTCTCTGCGAGCTTGACGAAAACGCCGCCAACCACGTGGGCCGGGTACTGCGCATGCAGCCAGGCCAGGAGTTGCGCCTGTTCAACGGCGACGGCCAGGACTACACCGCCACCATCACCCAGGCCGGCAAGAAAAACGTTCAGGTAGAAATAACCGGGGCGGAAACCAACAACACCGAATCTCCCCTGAACATCATCCTGGGCCAGACATTATCCAAAGGCGACCGGATGGATTACGCGGTGCAGAAAGCGGTCGAAATGGGCGCCACCACCATCGCACCCCTGACCACCGAACGCTCCGATGTAAAACTCAAAGGTGACCGGGAAGAAAAACGCCTGCGCCACTGGCAGCAAGTCGCCATCAGCGCCGCCGAACAATGCGGCCGGGCGAGGGTACCGAACATACTGCCAGTAATGACCGTTGCCGAATGGCTGCAATACAGCCAGACCGCCGACCTGCAACTGGTACTCCACCACCGCACGGAGCAGTCGTTGAACACCCTCACCAAGCCGGGCAGCGTTGCCCTGATGATCGGCCCGGAGGGCGGTTTGACCGCCGATGAAATCCACCTTGCAGAACAAAACGGCTTCCTGCCCGTGGCCCTTGGCCCCCGGGTACTGCGCACCGAAACCGCCCCGGTCGCTGCCATTGCGCTGTGCCAGTGGCTGTGGGGAGACATCGGCAGCTGA
- a CDS encoding DUF445 domain-containing protein, whose translation MTDLLTNPEFWQYLSIPVIAALIGWSTNWLAIKMTFYPLEFIGKPPLLGWQGIIPSKARKMAAISVDATISKIGTVQEIFDQIDPKVLAAHIIYTVDPRIEEYVDELMLREYPSFWENLPASARKMVYDRVRKSTPQLVDNLVDDISDNIEDLLDIKGMVIERLARDKKLLNRIFLECGDVEFRFIINSGLYFGFLFGLIQMAVWYFYPAIWVLPLFGLLVGWATNWIALNVIFRPLHEHKVGPLRLQGLFLKRQPEVAESFCHIVTHEILTVGNIINSILEGPKGDRARNMVKKHIKPLVDETAGMGKALTQMAFGPTGFATLKNQVGEKAIQISQSSFNNPVFEQDRARAVESIMVERMIALSSEEFQDLLRPCFQEDEIKLILVGAFLGFVAGVCQLVFVFGEAFF comes from the coding sequence ATGACAGATCTACTTACCAATCCAGAGTTTTGGCAATACCTCAGCATCCCCGTGATAGCGGCCCTGATCGGCTGGAGCACCAACTGGCTCGCCATCAAAATGACCTTCTACCCCCTTGAATTCATTGGTAAACCACCGCTCCTGGGCTGGCAAGGCATCATCCCGTCCAAAGCCAGAAAGATGGCCGCCATCAGCGTCGATGCCACCATTTCCAAAATCGGCACCGTCCAGGAAATCTTCGACCAGATCGACCCCAAAGTCCTGGCCGCCCACATCATCTACACCGTCGACCCACGCATCGAAGAATACGTAGACGAACTCATGCTCCGGGAATACCCCTCCTTCTGGGAAAACCTGCCAGCATCCGCCCGCAAAATGGTCTACGACAGGGTTCGAAAGTCCACACCCCAACTGGTCGACAACCTGGTTGACGACATCTCAGACAACATCGAAGACCTGCTGGACATCAAAGGCATGGTCATCGAGCGCCTGGCTCGCGACAAAAAACTGCTCAACCGCATTTTCCTGGAATGCGGCGACGTAGAGTTCCGCTTCATCATCAACTCCGGCCTCTACTTCGGTTTCCTGTTCGGCTTGATCCAGATGGCCGTCTGGTACTTCTACCCCGCCATCTGGGTACTGCCCCTGTTCGGCCTTCTGGTGGGCTGGGCCACCAACTGGATTGCCCTGAACGTGATCTTCCGACCACTTCATGAACACAAAGTGGGCCCACTTCGGCTCCAGGGCCTGTTTCTCAAGCGTCAGCCGGAAGTTGCCGAGTCTTTCTGTCACATCGTGACCCATGAAATCCTCACCGTGGGCAACATCATCAACTCCATACTTGAAGGCCCCAAGGGCGACCGTGCCCGTAATATGGTCAAGAAACACATCAAACCTCTGGTGGATGAAACCGCTGGCATGGGCAAAGCCCTGACCCAGATGGCCTTCGGCCCGACCGGCTTTGCCACCCTGAAAAATCAGGTGGGCGAGAAAGCCATCCAGATCTCCCAAAGCTCCTTCAACAACCCTGTGTTCGAGCAGGACCGTGCCCGCGCCGTCGAATCGATCATGGTTGAGCGGATGATTGCGCTGTCATCAGAAGAATTCCAGGATCTGCTGCGCCCCTGTTTCCAGGAAGACGAAATCAAACTGATTCTGGTTGGGGCTTTTCTGGGCTTCGTCGCCGGTGTGTGCCAACTGGTATTCGTGTTTGGAGAAGCCTTCTTCTGA
- a CDS encoding HDOD domain-containing protein codes for MPGFFSWISGLFATPPPAAAATETRLFNPAQSHSPEQHASDAVVVKQLEDHLFCWLLDASPAMLRSEPAGAEQILTELERRLRTSEMEELPRRPGSLPMLMRALSNETTDRKQITDIILSDPSLTDQLLQVANSPYFRPGDSTIESVDQAVFVLGLDGIRNVISAAVMRPMMAARNSREALFAQRAWRWGLTCARATELIARIHRDDTSAHFMVGLLPALAYITIRRELGRIYRAQSAGSEPEPAVLRTALIRHQWAACQLLANVWNLPPKYHAWLLSAERPAPRQAHSALTDGLLLGTREVLRHARQRNLPEDKLAQIVHLTPEQVTPVRKAVLRMLQEGKSSKADA; via the coding sequence ATGCCGGGCTTTTTTTCCTGGATATCAGGCTTGTTTGCGACGCCGCCGCCTGCCGCGGCGGCCACCGAGACACGCCTGTTTAACCCGGCGCAAAGTCACAGCCCCGAACAACACGCTTCAGACGCCGTAGTTGTCAAACAGCTGGAAGATCACCTGTTCTGCTGGCTGCTTGACGCTTCTCCGGCCATGCTCCGATCCGAACCCGCCGGGGCAGAACAAATACTGACCGAACTGGAGCGCCGCCTGCGCACCAGTGAGATGGAAGAGCTACCGCGCAGGCCCGGCAGCCTGCCCATGCTGATGCGGGCGTTGTCTAACGAAACAACCGACCGCAAGCAGATTACCGACATCATCCTGAGTGACCCGTCGCTCACAGACCAACTCCTTCAGGTAGCCAACAGCCCCTACTTCCGGCCCGGTGACAGCACCATAGAGTCGGTGGATCAAGCCGTATTTGTATTGGGGCTGGATGGCATCCGGAACGTCATTTCAGCGGCGGTCATGCGCCCGATGATGGCGGCAAGAAACAGTCGGGAAGCCCTGTTTGCACAGCGTGCCTGGCGCTGGGGGCTGACCTGCGCCCGGGCAACGGAACTGATTGCCCGCATTCACCGCGACGACACCAGTGCCCATTTCATGGTGGGGCTGCTGCCGGCACTTGCCTATATTACCATTCGCCGGGAGCTTGGCCGCATCTACCGGGCTCAGAGTGCCGGCAGCGAGCCAGAGCCAGCGGTTCTGAGGACAGCCCTGATCCGACATCAATGGGCAGCCTGCCAACTGCTGGCCAATGTCTGGAACCTGCCGCCGAAATATCATGCCTGGCTGCTCTCGGCCGAACGCCCGGCGCCCAGGCAAGCCCATTCGGCGCTCACCGATGGCTTGTTGTTGGGAACCCGTGAAGTACTGCGCCATGCTCGCCAGCGCAATTTGCCGGAAGACAAGCTGGCTCAAATCGTGCACCTGACACCGGAGCAGGTCACCCCGGTGCGCAAGGCCGTGCTCAGGATGCTACAGGAAGGCAAAAGCTCAAAAGCTGACGCCTGA
- a CDS encoding YihY/virulence factor BrkB family protein, protein MASIQTKERLQAAEKWILANPNPPQKWPWTWLYKTGRSVYAVARDVISGQLTLHAMSLVYTTLLSIVPLLALSFSVLKAMGVHQRMEPLLYQFFEPMGPQGMEVAERILGFVDNMRVGVLGSVGLALLVYTVISLVQKIERSFNMIWRVPEMRSMAQRFSNYLSVIMVGPLLMVSAIGVTATIFSSNVVQRFMEIEPFGSLIVMVSRFTPFFLVVGAFTFVYVFIPNTRVKLRYAFIAGLIAGVSWQAAGMLFASFVANSTKYAAIYSGFAVGIILLIWTYLNWMILLLGASLAFYMQNPGSVAKRQNVQLAPELQERVGLALMWMVAKPFSLGQPAPQQEALEYELRVPGEVTRSISDKLIRAGLLSLAGRNGDQLVPGKALHLITVGSVLQAIRRDEDRVVDRLPSSAMPVQLRDLVGHGKDVSFAELLAGGEDSPDSATDASKVSGVSF, encoded by the coding sequence GTGGCATCAATTCAAACCAAAGAGCGGCTTCAGGCGGCGGAGAAGTGGATTCTCGCCAACCCCAATCCACCGCAGAAATGGCCCTGGACCTGGCTCTATAAAACCGGGCGTTCTGTGTATGCCGTGGCTAGGGATGTCATCAGCGGGCAGCTGACCCTTCACGCCATGAGCCTGGTCTACACCACCTTGCTAAGCATTGTGCCCTTGCTGGCTCTGAGCTTTTCGGTGCTTAAAGCGATGGGTGTGCACCAGCGCATGGAGCCCTTGCTATACCAGTTTTTTGAGCCGATGGGCCCCCAGGGCATGGAGGTTGCAGAGCGCATCCTGGGTTTTGTCGATAACATGAGAGTTGGCGTGTTGGGCTCTGTGGGCCTGGCGTTGCTGGTGTACACCGTCATCTCGCTGGTCCAGAAAATCGAACGTTCGTTCAATATGATCTGGCGCGTGCCCGAGATGCGATCCATGGCCCAGCGCTTCAGCAACTATCTGAGCGTGATCATGGTTGGCCCACTGCTGATGGTCTCAGCCATTGGCGTGACCGCCACCATTTTTTCATCCAACGTTGTGCAGCGGTTCATGGAGATTGAACCGTTCGGTTCTTTGATTGTGATGGTCAGCCGCTTCACCCCGTTCTTCCTGGTGGTGGGGGCCTTCACGTTTGTCTATGTGTTCATCCCCAATACCCGCGTAAAGCTGCGTTATGCGTTCATTGCTGGTTTGATAGCAGGGGTCTCCTGGCAGGCGGCGGGCATGCTGTTTGCGTCCTTTGTGGCCAATTCGACCAAGTACGCGGCGATCTATTCGGGGTTCGCGGTGGGCATTATTCTGCTGATATGGACCTACCTGAACTGGATGATCCTGCTGCTCGGCGCCAGCCTGGCCTTTTACATGCAGAATCCGGGGTCTGTGGCCAAGCGTCAGAATGTGCAGCTGGCGCCGGAGTTGCAGGAACGGGTGGGCCTGGCGTTGATGTGGATGGTGGCCAAGCCGTTCAGCCTGGGGCAGCCTGCACCGCAGCAAGAGGCACTGGAGTATGAGCTGCGTGTACCTGGGGAGGTTACACGGAGCATCAGTGACAAGCTGATTCGCGCCGGACTGTTGAGTCTGGCGGGGCGCAATGGTGATCAGTTGGTACCCGGCAAGGCATTGCACCTGATCACAGTCGGGAGTGTGCTCCAGGCCATCCGCCGGGATGAGGACCGGGTTGTTGACCGCCTTCCAAGCAGTGCCATGCCGGTGCAGCTGAGAGATCTGGTGGGTCACGGTAAGGATGTCAGTTTCGCGGAGTTGCTGGCTGGCGGGGAAGATTCCCCAGACAGCGCCACGGATGCCTCGAAGGTGTCAGGCGTCAGCTTTTGA
- a CDS encoding D-2-hydroxyacid dehydrogenase: MKAVFLDSQTLGSDVDLSPIEQVTGGLTCYDRTSPEQVVERIQGFDTVLVNKVVLGREHFDACPELKTIAVVATGLNNIDRAAAKEHGITVMNVTNYGRSTVAQHTMALILALATRLLDYNRDARNGTWGKSDMFCLMDYPIMELEGKTLGIVGYGDLGQGVVERAKAFGMNIVLGCRPGQQPGEVDGYSRVPLDDLLAQADVLSLHCLLTDDTRNMIGERELGLMKPTALLINTSRGGLVDEAALANALRNGQIAGAGFDVLTEEPPRHGNPLLAEDIPNLILTPHSAWASREARQRIVGITARNLASRA, translated from the coding sequence ATGAAAGCGGTGTTTCTTGATAGCCAGACCCTTGGCAGTGATGTGGATCTGTCGCCGATTGAGCAGGTAACCGGTGGCCTGACCTGTTATGACCGAACCTCGCCCGAGCAGGTTGTGGAGCGGATTCAGGGTTTTGATACGGTGCTGGTGAACAAGGTGGTGCTGGGCAGGGAGCATTTCGACGCCTGCCCGGAGCTGAAGACGATTGCGGTGGTGGCCACGGGGCTGAACAACATTGACCGGGCGGCGGCAAAGGAGCATGGGATCACCGTGATGAACGTGACCAACTATGGCCGTTCCACCGTGGCCCAGCACACCATGGCGCTGATTCTGGCGCTGGCCACGCGGTTGCTGGATTACAATCGGGATGCCCGAAATGGTACCTGGGGTAAGAGTGATATGTTCTGCCTGATGGACTACCCGATTATGGAGCTGGAGGGCAAAACGCTGGGTATTGTCGGTTATGGCGACCTGGGGCAGGGTGTTGTGGAACGGGCAAAGGCCTTTGGTATGAACATTGTGCTGGGTTGTCGGCCAGGGCAGCAGCCCGGAGAGGTCGATGGCTATTCCCGGGTTCCGCTGGACGACCTGTTGGCGCAGGCCGACGTACTGTCTCTGCACTGCCTGCTGACCGATGACACCCGGAATATGATTGGTGAGAGGGAACTGGGGTTGATGAAACCCACAGCGTTGCTGATCAACACCAGCCGGGGAGGTCTGGTAGATGAAGCGGCGTTGGCGAATGCCCTGCGCAACGGTCAGATCGCCGGGGCCGGGTTTGATGTGCTGACTGAGGAGCCGCCACGCCACGGGAATCCATTGCTGGCGGAGGATATTCCGAACCTGATTCTTACCCCCCACTCCGCCTGGGCCAGTCGTGAGGCCCGTCAGCGAATTGTGGGGATTACCGCAAGGAATCTTGCGTCACGGGCATGA
- the tmpT gene encoding thiopurine S-methyltransferase, with translation MEHEFWHERWEKSQIGFHEGTVNQYLHDHWPELAGQGTEAVFVPLCGKAHDMWWLHDRGHPIIGVEISDIACKDFFEEAGEKAKVHPGEPFTTFKHDDLQIWCGDFFQLVPDDLKHIRLVYDRAALIALPPEMRKGYVDHLTAIIPDGTRILLITLDYDSNEMQGPPFNVSDEEVFQLYSEDYEVNHVLKRDMAHDNPFAKRRGLRNGAAESVFTLIKK, from the coding sequence ATGGAACACGAATTCTGGCACGAACGCTGGGAAAAGAGCCAAATCGGCTTCCACGAGGGCACGGTAAACCAGTACCTGCATGACCACTGGCCGGAGCTGGCCGGCCAGGGCACCGAAGCCGTGTTCGTGCCCCTGTGCGGCAAAGCCCATGACATGTGGTGGCTCCACGACCGTGGCCACCCCATCATTGGCGTGGAAATCAGCGACATCGCCTGCAAGGATTTCTTCGAAGAGGCCGGCGAGAAAGCCAAGGTGCATCCGGGCGAACCCTTCACTACCTTCAAACACGACGACCTGCAAATCTGGTGCGGCGACTTCTTCCAACTGGTGCCCGATGACCTCAAACACATCCGCCTCGTCTACGACCGTGCAGCGCTCATCGCCCTGCCCCCGGAAATGCGCAAAGGCTATGTGGACCACCTGACCGCCATCATCCCGGACGGCACCAGAATCCTGCTGATCACCCTCGATTACGACAGCAACGAAATGCAAGGCCCTCCCTTCAACGTCAGCGACGAGGAAGTGTTCCAGCTGTATAGCGAGGACTACGAAGTTAACCACGTACTGAAGCGCGACATGGCCCACGACAACCCCTTCGCCAAAAGAAGAGGCCTGAGAAACGGCGCCGCAGAAAGCGTGTTTACACTAATAAAGAAATAA